The Brassica napus cultivar Da-Ae chromosome C7, Da-Ae, whole genome shotgun sequence genome has a segment encoding these proteins:
- the LOC106352081 gene encoding protein RESPONSE TO LOW SULFUR 2 → MGKGGNFVTVAASEVEELRRKNGEMEKAVEEMRREMLQLWRRTQVAEEAEERLCSQLAELEAESLDQARDYQSRILFLVNELSRLSSSDLASP, encoded by the coding sequence atggGGAAAGGAGGAAATTTCGTGACGGTGGCGGCTTCTGAGGTGGAGGAGCTACGACGGAAGAACGGAGAGATGGAAAAAGCGGTGGAGGAAATGAGGAGAGAGATGTTGCAGCTGTGGCGACGGACGCAGGTGGCGGAAGAGGCTGAGGAGCGTCTCTGCTCTCAGCTGGCCGAGCTCGAAGCCGAATCGCTCGACCAGGCGCGTGATTACCAATCTCGCATCCTCTTCCTCGTGAACGAACTCTCTCGTCTCTCCTCATCCGATTTGGCCTCGCCCTAG